The proteins below come from a single Halobacillus salinarum genomic window:
- a CDS encoding FAD-dependent oxidoreductase, whose translation MEFNWDETGVKEGIGGNDAELLSKWPGLLYDNTRDYIMWGFAASQKHYPENVRDLQGSPLKKIVQSHTENWHSNFQTLLEETDASTVFSINIRTSERVSPWDSSNVTLIGDAIHTMTPGRGVGANTALRDAALLSEQLLAAVQRKKPLSAAIGEYESKMRDYGFEAVEESRKQQDDSNMMHKPIIGRAALFFMRSTMRFINHTPPLKRYMTNKQNSFRGADRKDE comes from the coding sequence ATGGAATTTAATTGGGATGAAACTGGAGTTAAGGAAGGAATAGGCGGAAATGATGCCGAACTTTTATCAAAATGGCCAGGGCTTTTATACGACAATACTAGAGATTATATCATGTGGGGATTTGCCGCTTCCCAGAAACACTATCCAGAAAATGTAAGGGATTTGCAAGGCAGTCCCTTAAAAAAAATCGTCCAAAGCCATACAGAAAATTGGCATTCAAATTTCCAAACACTTCTAGAAGAAACGGATGCATCAACCGTATTCTCAATCAACATCCGCACTTCTGAACGAGTAAGTCCGTGGGATAGCAGCAATGTTACGCTTATCGGGGACGCAATCCATACGATGACACCTGGAAGAGGTGTCGGAGCAAATACAGCGTTGAGGGATGCAGCATTATTAAGTGAGCAATTATTAGCAGCTGTTCAAAGGAAAAAACCTTTATCAGCAGCTATTGGTGAATATGAAAGCAAAATGAGGGACTATGGATTTGAAGCCGTAGAGGAATCAAGGAAACAACAGGATGATTCAAACATGATGCATAAACCAATCATCGGAAGAGCGGCATTATTTTTTATGCGGTCGACTATGCGCTTCATCAACCATACGCCTCCGCTTAAGCGTTACATGACGAACAAGCAGAACAGCTTCCGTGGAGCTGATCGAAAAGACGAGTAA
- a CDS encoding thiamine phosphate synthase, with protein sequence MQITAVTNGVLSYQRLLAILPEIEDALKYIVIREKQVTKVEYLQLMENLIEKGVPKHKLIVHQHVDLAIKLEIPTLHLPEIGPSVKNIKFMYPHLKVGVSVHSLASAQEKEKEGADYLMYGHVFQTASKTNLAPKGLASLRQLTDSISVPVIAIGGITPSSLGQLGKAGAQGAAVMSGIFDHPDPRSSAEQYQREGELYGQSL encoded by the coding sequence ATGCAGATTACTGCCGTAACCAATGGCGTTCTCTCTTATCAACGCTTACTAGCTATCCTGCCGGAAATTGAGGATGCATTAAAATATATAGTGATTCGGGAAAAGCAAGTAACAAAAGTTGAATACCTTCAGCTTATGGAGAACTTAATTGAAAAGGGAGTACCTAAACATAAATTGATCGTCCATCAGCATGTGGACCTTGCCATAAAATTGGAAATCCCCACTCTTCATTTACCAGAAATTGGTCCGTCTGTAAAAAACATTAAGTTCATGTATCCTCATTTAAAAGTAGGGGTATCTGTGCATTCACTTGCATCAGCCCAAGAGAAAGAAAAAGAGGGAGCAGACTATTTAATGTACGGCCACGTTTTTCAAACGGCAAGTAAAACTAATTTAGCTCCTAAAGGATTAGCGTCGTTAAGACAACTCACCGATTCTATTTCTGTCCCTGTGATTGCTATCGGGGGAATTACTCCATCATCTTTAGGACAACTTGGAAAAGCGGGTGCCCAAGGAGCTGCAGTAATGTCGGGGATCTTCGACCATCCTGATCCCCGATCGTCAGCAGAACAATACCAAAGGGAGGGAGAATTGTATGGGCAATCATTATGA
- a CDS encoding thiazole synthase, translated as MLKIGDHSFDSRLMLGTGKYPNFEMQKRAVMKSETEILTFAVRRMNIFFPEEPNLLEELDLEQYSLLPNTAGAETAEEAVRIARLAQASGLCDMIKVEVIGDDKTLLPDPFETMKASVQLLEEGFTVLSYTSDDVVLAKRLQEAGVHAVMPGASPIGSGKGIINPYNLQCIIEQAAVPVIVDAGIGSPKDASYAMELGADGILLNTAVSGAEDPVKMAEAMKLAIKAGRLGYEAGRIPEKTYASKSSPEAGMIQ; from the coding sequence ATGTTAAAAATTGGAGACCACTCATTCGATTCTCGTTTAATGCTGGGGACAGGTAAGTATCCGAATTTTGAGATGCAGAAACGAGCCGTCATGAAATCTGAAACTGAAATTCTTACATTTGCAGTAAGGCGTATGAACATTTTTTTCCCCGAAGAACCAAACTTACTGGAAGAGCTCGATTTAGAGCAGTATTCTTTACTTCCAAATACGGCGGGTGCTGAGACTGCCGAAGAGGCTGTTAGAATTGCCCGTTTGGCGCAAGCGTCAGGGTTGTGTGACATGATTAAAGTGGAAGTAATAGGCGATGATAAAACTCTACTGCCAGATCCCTTTGAAACGATGAAAGCCTCTGTGCAGTTGTTGGAAGAAGGGTTCACAGTTCTTAGCTATACTTCAGACGATGTTGTACTAGCTAAGCGTCTGCAAGAAGCTGGTGTGCATGCCGTCATGCCAGGAGCTTCTCCGATCGGTTCAGGGAAAGGGATTATCAATCCGTACAATTTGCAATGTATTATCGAACAAGCAGCAGTGCCTGTGATCGTAGATGCGGGAATAGGATCGCCAAAAGATGCATCCTATGCGATGGAACTTGGTGCGGATGGAATCCTGCTGAATACTGCTGTGTCAGGAGCTGAAGATCCTGTCAAGATGGCGGAAGCTATGAAACTAGCGATTAAGGCAGGAAGGCTGGGATATGAAGCCGGCCGGATTCCTGAAAAGACTTACGCATCTAAAAGCAGCCCGGAAGCAGGGATGATTCAGTGA
- a CDS encoding alpha/beta fold hydrolase has translation MKKWDREWAYTPRGRFEIFIKGDGPPLCITHNYSQFTDSGDYYANLFTLKHKVFLINLKEAGNSDRAEEAHELSLIDTVLDLESIRTALNISKWSFAGHSTGGMIGLIYGIHFSSSLDSLIITGAAARTYMDSKDCIYNEAHPEYERMQEIMEQLKLKNLKEGERKKLTKERTKFSLYHPEKYESYFSPAIEKKISSRRLDFFGREALIFDVTKQLSSISIPTLILCGRHDKQCPLSFSQEMVKLIPKANLVVFEQSSHYPFLEEQEKFLETIGFHDHRR, from the coding sequence ATGAAAAAATGGGATAGAGAATGGGCGTACACTCCTCGCGGACGATTTGAGATTTTTATTAAAGGGGATGGTCCGCCGCTTTGTATCACTCATAACTATTCACAGTTTACTGACTCAGGCGACTATTATGCGAATTTGTTCACATTGAAACACAAGGTATTTCTTATTAATTTAAAAGAAGCGGGAAATTCGGATCGTGCAGAAGAAGCTCACGAATTGAGTTTGATCGATACAGTGCTTGATTTAGAATCCATCCGCACAGCCCTTAACATTTCCAAATGGTCGTTTGCCGGCCACTCCACAGGAGGGATGATCGGTCTGATTTACGGCATTCATTTTTCTTCCTCGCTTGATTCACTTATCATAACAGGAGCGGCAGCCAGGACTTATATGGACTCGAAAGACTGTATTTACAACGAGGCTCATCCTGAGTATGAACGGATGCAGGAAATTATGGAACAATTAAAATTGAAAAATTTGAAGGAAGGGGAACGAAAAAAGCTTACAAAAGAACGCACGAAATTTTCACTATATCACCCGGAAAAATATGAGTCGTATTTTTCACCTGCTATCGAAAAAAAGATCTCTTCGAGAAGGCTTGATTTTTTCGGCAGGGAAGCGCTTATCTTTGATGTTACTAAGCAGCTTTCTTCTATTTCAATCCCAACTCTCATCCTGTGCGGAAGACATGATAAGCAATGTCCGCTCAGTTTTTCTCAAGAAATGGTGAAGCTGATTCCTAAAGCCAATCTTGTAGTTTTTGAACAAAGCAGTCACTATCCCTTTTTAGAAGAACAAGAGAAATTCCTGGAAACTATTGGTTTTCATGACCACAGGCGATAA
- a CDS encoding ABC transporter ATP-binding protein, whose product MFSRFFSYYKPYKWLFLLDFTCAVFVGALELAFPLAVNQVIDKLLPQGNWSIITLACLGLLLIYLLNTFLHYIVTYWGHMLGINIETDMRQKLFTHMQKLPFTYYDNNKTGHSISRLTKDLEEIGEVAHHGPEDVFVAVMTLVGSFSLMVMINWKLAVLSFIVIPLLIICAIYFNKKMTYTFRKMFQSVAEINSRVEDSIGGIRVVQAFANEKYEQKKFHSNNNNYRSTKLQSYKIMAQNVMANYVLMRLVTLFTLLFGTYFVLSGELTYGEFVAFILLSNVLIGPIQKINAVIESYPKGIAGFKRYTEIIDTEPEIKDSSEARDVVLQGTIQYSNVTFGYEGLENVFERTNLHIQAGETVAFVGPSGAGKTTLCSLLPRFYDVKEGTITIDGVDIKDITLDSLRGQIGIVQQDVFLFSGTIRENIAYGDLSASDEDIIEAAQKARLDGFIESQPEGLYTIIGERGVKLSGGQKQRLAIARMFLKNPPILILDEATSALDTETEAAIQKSLEDLTIGRTTLVIAHRLATIKNADRIMVVTKEGIAEQGSHQELIKSQGIYSKLHRAQFG is encoded by the coding sequence TTGTTTTCACGTTTCTTTTCTTACTATAAACCTTACAAATGGTTATTTTTATTAGATTTTACATGTGCCGTATTCGTAGGGGCACTGGAGCTGGCATTTCCACTAGCCGTGAACCAGGTCATAGATAAACTGCTCCCTCAAGGGAACTGGTCTATTATCACACTGGCTTGCCTTGGGTTATTACTCATTTATCTACTTAACACTTTTTTACATTACATTGTGACGTACTGGGGCCATATGCTGGGGATCAATATTGAGACGGATATGAGACAAAAATTGTTTACCCATATGCAGAAACTTCCATTTACTTATTATGATAATAATAAAACAGGTCACAGCATTTCCCGTTTAACTAAAGATCTAGAGGAAATAGGCGAAGTGGCCCACCACGGTCCCGAAGATGTATTTGTAGCTGTCATGACTCTTGTTGGGTCGTTCAGTCTAATGGTAATGATCAATTGGAAATTGGCCGTGCTGTCATTTATCGTTATTCCTCTCCTCATTATTTGTGCGATTTATTTTAATAAAAAGATGACCTACACGTTCCGAAAAATGTTTCAAAGTGTCGCTGAGATTAACTCCCGCGTGGAAGACAGCATCGGTGGAATTCGAGTTGTGCAAGCCTTTGCCAATGAAAAATACGAGCAGAAAAAATTTCACTCGAACAATAACAACTATCGATCCACAAAACTTCAATCCTACAAGATCATGGCTCAGAATGTCATGGCTAATTATGTACTCATGCGTCTCGTCACGCTGTTCACCTTGTTATTTGGTACATACTTTGTACTTTCCGGGGAGCTGACCTATGGAGAGTTCGTCGCATTTATTTTACTGTCTAATGTATTAATCGGTCCGATTCAAAAAATAAATGCCGTCATTGAAAGTTACCCAAAGGGAATTGCCGGCTTCAAAAGATATACAGAAATCATTGATACTGAACCTGAGATTAAGGATTCATCCGAAGCCAGAGATGTTGTATTACAAGGCACCATTCAATATTCTAATGTTACTTTTGGATATGAGGGGTTGGAAAATGTCTTTGAAAGGACAAATTTACACATTCAGGCTGGAGAGACAGTAGCATTTGTCGGACCGTCAGGAGCAGGAAAAACGACTCTTTGCAGCCTGCTTCCCCGTTTTTATGATGTAAAAGAAGGGACGATTACGATAGATGGAGTCGATATAAAAGACATTACATTAGATTCTCTTCGTGGTCAGATCGGTATTGTCCAGCAAGATGTCTTCCTTTTCTCAGGAACAATCAGAGAGAATATTGCTTATGGGGATCTATCTGCAAGCGATGAAGATATTATAGAAGCGGCACAAAAAGCTAGGCTCGATGGCTTTATCGAGAGCCAGCCGGAAGGATTATATACGATTATTGGGGAAAGAGGGGTTAAACTCTCAGGCGGACAAAAGCAGAGACTAGCAATTGCACGCATGTTTTTGAAAAATCCTCCGATCCTTATTTTAGATGAAGCGACTTCAGCGCTTGATACGGAGACGGAAGCAGCCATCCAGAAGTCTTTAGAAGATTTAACCATTGGTCGCACTACCCTTGTAATTGCTCATAGACTGGCTACAATTAAAAATGCAGACCGGATCATGGTCGTGACAAAAGAAGGGATTGCCGAGCAGGGGAGCCACCAGGAGTTGATTAAGTCCCAGGGAATTTACAGTAAGCTGCACCGGGCTCAATTCGGTTGA
- the nagZ gene encoding beta-N-acetylhexosaminidase produces MLNENGNEKETGSKDVSEPKTEKNHHKELINKIFHSSKEGKVEYVPFVIGQADKNDAASQWGKPDRSSRQNEKIYEDYNNKEATLGYKYNLLVDIRSHSKDLHKIRYEDLKKVKGDPDEVHYYKDDTHNQIILYYQVQDQYQLKWILPKPTDAESNPRVDHVSLTYTDTEHEADALISKMSLEEKIGQMIIAGTDGTSIQPMTRKLVDQYKVGGLIFYSVNLTSPSQTVKLLNQMKESNKPNRFPLLLSTDQEGGRVTRLPGNLVHVPTNQKIGNLNNPSYSKKVGQALGKEMKAYGFNLDYAPVLDVNSNPDNPVIGDRSFGDDPQLVAKLGTATMEGLQTQNIIPVIKHFPGHGDTSVDSHLELPKVNKTLTQLQQLELIPFKQAVNQGADVVMVAHILIPELDGSYPSSMSKNMITGILRDNLGYNGVIMTDDMTMKAITNHYHLKEAAIQSIRAGNDIILIAHGPQNAIDSIEAIKRAVKQGDLSEERINQSVKRIIQLKMKYGLTDEKSDQFNLSDLNQSLRSLLQSSQ; encoded by the coding sequence ATGTTGAATGAAAATGGAAATGAAAAGGAAACGGGTTCTAAAGATGTCTCTGAACCTAAAACGGAAAAAAACCATCATAAAGAATTGATAAATAAAATATTTCACTCCTCAAAAGAAGGAAAAGTAGAGTACGTTCCTTTTGTGATCGGTCAAGCAGACAAGAACGATGCTGCCTCCCAATGGGGAAAACCAGATCGAAGCAGCAGGCAGAATGAAAAAATATATGAAGATTATAACAACAAAGAAGCGACGCTCGGTTATAAGTATAATCTTCTCGTAGATATACGTTCCCATTCAAAGGACCTACATAAAATTCGTTACGAAGATCTTAAAAAGGTTAAAGGAGATCCTGATGAAGTTCATTATTATAAGGATGACACACATAATCAAATCATTCTTTACTATCAAGTTCAAGACCAGTATCAGTTAAAATGGATTCTTCCCAAACCTACTGATGCTGAATCTAACCCGCGTGTGGACCATGTTTCTCTAACCTATACAGATACAGAACATGAAGCTGATGCATTGATTTCCAAAATGAGTCTTGAAGAAAAAATCGGACAAATGATTATTGCAGGCACAGATGGTACATCCATTCAGCCAATGACCAGAAAATTGGTCGACCAGTACAAAGTTGGAGGCTTGATTTTTTATTCCGTAAATTTAACCTCTCCTTCTCAAACAGTCAAGCTGTTAAACCAAATGAAAGAAAGCAATAAACCGAATCGTTTTCCGCTTCTTTTAAGTACTGATCAAGAAGGAGGCAGAGTAACTAGGCTGCCGGGTAATTTAGTTCACGTCCCGACCAATCAAAAGATCGGAAATCTCAATAACCCTTCCTACTCGAAGAAGGTGGGGCAAGCCTTAGGTAAGGAAATGAAAGCCTATGGGTTCAATTTGGACTATGCCCCTGTTCTTGATGTGAACAGCAACCCTGATAATCCAGTTATTGGAGACCGTTCTTTTGGAGATGATCCTCAATTGGTAGCGAAGCTTGGGACTGCTACTATGGAAGGACTGCAGACACAAAACATCATTCCTGTTATTAAACATTTTCCTGGTCACGGAGATACTTCAGTCGATTCCCATCTGGAGCTTCCTAAGGTAAATAAAACTTTAACGCAATTACAACAGCTAGAACTGATTCCTTTTAAGCAAGCAGTAAACCAAGGAGCAGATGTAGTGATGGTCGCTCACATCCTGATTCCGGAACTGGATGGCAGCTACCCTTCATCTATGTCGAAAAACATGATTACTGGGATATTGCGGGACAACCTTGGTTATAACGGAGTGATTATGACAGATGATATGACAATGAAAGCTATCACCAATCATTATCATTTAAAAGAAGCTGCCATTCAGTCGATTCGCGCAGGAAACGATATCATCTTGATTGCCCATGGTCCCCAAAACGCCATTGATTCGATAGAAGCTATAAAAAGAGCTGTTAAACAAGGGGATCTATCCGAAGAGCGGATTAACCAAAGTGTAAAAAGAATCATTCAATTAAAGATGAAATATGGATTGACTGACGAAAAATCGGATCAATTCAACCTTTCAGACCTTAACCAGTCGCTCAGAAGCCTGCTTCAATCATCTCAATGA
- a CDS encoding ThiF family adenylyltransferase, with amino-acid sequence MTVERYSRQERFHPIGKAGQSLLARSHVLIIGGGALGSANAEMLTRAGVGRLTIIDRDYVEWSNLGRQQLYTETDVQGFLPKAKAAEKKLQKINSTLSILGVAEEFSSENAERWLQDVDIIIDGTDNFETRFILNDAAAKQEIPWIYGGCVKSHGLCLPILPGKTPCLQCLINQIPQDGETCDTAGIIAPAVQMVAAHQTTNCLKFLTGNQMSKKLFFFDIWNEEHSFMDVSSLLDFRCPTCSEHATYPYLTKRKGVRTAVLCGRDTVQIRPEEKNSISLSVLYQRLEPVTDKLIHNGELLMFYAENTRFVVFKDGRTLIHGTNDIKQAKKLYQQFIGA; translated from the coding sequence GTGACTGTAGAACGTTATTCCCGTCAGGAACGATTTCATCCCATCGGGAAAGCCGGACAATCGCTGTTAGCTCGCTCCCACGTGCTCATCATAGGCGGAGGAGCACTAGGAAGTGCTAATGCAGAAATGCTAACGAGAGCAGGAGTTGGCCGCCTCACAATCATAGACCGGGATTATGTTGAATGGAGTAATCTTGGCAGACAGCAGCTTTACACGGAGACAGATGTTCAGGGTTTCCTTCCAAAAGCGAAGGCCGCTGAAAAAAAATTACAAAAGATCAATTCCACTCTTTCCATACTAGGGGTGGCGGAGGAATTTTCCAGTGAAAATGCAGAGCGATGGCTTCAGGATGTTGATATCATCATCGATGGAACCGACAACTTTGAAACCCGATTCATCCTAAATGATGCAGCTGCAAAACAAGAAATCCCTTGGATCTACGGGGGGTGCGTAAAGAGTCATGGTCTCTGCCTGCCAATACTTCCTGGAAAGACTCCATGTCTGCAATGTTTAATCAATCAAATCCCACAGGATGGTGAAACCTGTGACACAGCAGGGATCATTGCACCAGCTGTCCAGATGGTGGCTGCCCACCAAACAACGAACTGTTTGAAGTTTCTTACTGGAAATCAAATGTCTAAAAAGCTTTTTTTCTTCGATATATGGAATGAGGAACATTCATTTATGGATGTCTCTAGCCTATTGGATTTTCGGTGTCCTACTTGTTCCGAGCATGCGACCTATCCTTATTTAACAAAAAGAAAAGGGGTAAGGACAGCAGTTCTCTGTGGAAGAGACACTGTTCAAATTCGTCCAGAGGAAAAAAACAGCATCTCGCTTTCCGTTCTCTATCAAAGGCTTGAACCAGTAACAGATAAACTGATCCACAACGGGGAGCTGTTGATGTTTTATGCAGAAAACACTAGATTTGTTGTATTTAAAGACGGAAGGACTTTAATCCATGGCACAAATGACATAAAGCAAGCGAAAAAATTATATCAGCAATTCATTGGTGCTTGA
- a CDS encoding ABC transporter permease — MWAIARTELKKTLQDKGLWFWTFILPIIFIVGFVAIFSGTEDVEFKELVTQIIPGYTVMFSFYIMISIVIAFVKDRDRGMVARIASTPLSIRDYFIGKWIPFMVIVLLQIAVLFTFGVIVYDLPLGDPLALVILSFILAFLTTGWGMAMAVLVKTENMGLALTQVIALGGALLGGLWMPVEVMPDVMQTISRFLPQYWALEGYKEIMLNGGGIGDIWLSLFILLIAGAAGGILAMLAYPHYLKQSRS; from the coding sequence ATGTGGGCCATTGCACGGACCGAATTAAAAAAAACGCTGCAGGATAAAGGACTATGGTTTTGGACGTTTATTTTGCCTATTATCTTTATTGTTGGATTTGTTGCCATATTTTCCGGCACAGAAGATGTAGAATTTAAAGAGTTAGTCACGCAAATCATTCCGGGTTACACGGTTATGTTCAGCTTTTACATAATGATTTCCATAGTTATCGCCTTTGTAAAAGATCGTGATAGAGGTATGGTAGCCCGGATTGCAAGTACGCCGCTTTCGATTAGAGACTATTTTATAGGTAAATGGATTCCGTTCATGGTGATCGTTCTGTTACAAATTGCCGTTTTATTTACGTTTGGTGTGATTGTATACGACCTTCCTTTGGGAGATCCTTTAGCTTTAGTAATCCTGTCTTTCATTCTTGCATTTCTTACTACCGGTTGGGGGATGGCAATGGCAGTTCTCGTAAAAACAGAGAATATGGGGCTTGCGCTTACCCAGGTCATTGCTCTTGGAGGTGCACTGCTCGGAGGTCTATGGATGCCGGTGGAAGTAATGCCTGATGTTATGCAGACGATCAGCCGGTTTCTACCTCAATACTGGGCATTAGAGGGCTATAAGGAAATCATGCTTAATGGAGGGGGAATAGGAGATATTTGGCTTTCTCTCTTCATCCTGCTGATTGCAGGGGCAGCTGGCGGTATTCTTGCTATGCTTGCTTATCCTCATTATTTAAAGCAATCGAGAAGTTAA
- the thiS gene encoding sulfur carrier protein ThiS, with amino-acid sequence MSIQVNGKVIELEDGAFSIDELLEKFQLQKKISVVEHNKTIVKKEDYSRIQLTEGDQLEIVHFVGGG; translated from the coding sequence ATGAGTATTCAAGTTAATGGCAAAGTGATCGAATTGGAAGATGGAGCATTCAGCATTGATGAGCTGCTAGAGAAATTCCAGTTGCAGAAAAAGATTTCGGTTGTCGAACATAACAAGACGATTGTAAAAAAAGAAGACTATTCACGAATTCAATTAACGGAAGGCGATCAGCTGGAAATCGTCCATTTTGTAGGAGGAGGATAA
- the xylE gene encoding D-xylose transporter XylE, giving the protein MKSKVYIVLITLVATLGGLLFGYDTAVISGAEGSLQVYFADHLHLSSLAHGLTVSSALIGCIIGGLVSGYFSTRIGRKYTLILSAGLFLISALGSAYPEFLFFPNADEATYRLLFMFNFYRIIGGIGVGLASAVSPMYIGEIAPPHVRGTLVSLNQFAIIFGMLVVYFVNWGIGQGQTTEWLNDLGWRYMFASEGIPAVLFLLLLFTVPETPRYLASKGKKNDAFKILNKIYDQTMAKATLFEINQSFDQQKAKLFAFGKTIVFVGIVLSIFQQFVGINVALYYAPRIFESLGAGRDASMVQTIIMGLVNVVFTVAAIVTVDKLGRKPLLITGSIGMTIGMFGVAGMAFSNAIGIATLIFIIVYTASFMMSWGPIVWVLISEIFPNKIRGQAVALAVAAQWAANYFISSTYPMMMEFSGGLTYSFYGLMSILSAVFVWKFVPETKGKSLEQLEMRLRRTPEAVRKTGM; this is encoded by the coding sequence ATGAAAAGTAAAGTATACATTGTATTGATTACACTCGTCGCGACACTTGGAGGGCTATTGTTTGGGTATGATACAGCTGTTATTTCCGGAGCTGAAGGCTCCCTCCAGGTTTATTTCGCTGATCATCTTCATCTTAGTTCTCTCGCACATGGTTTGACTGTATCCAGTGCGTTAATTGGATGTATTATAGGAGGGCTCGTCTCCGGCTATTTTTCAACAAGAATCGGTCGAAAATATACATTGATTCTCTCAGCAGGTCTCTTTTTAATTTCTGCTCTCGGTTCGGCTTATCCAGAGTTCTTGTTCTTTCCTAATGCGGATGAAGCTACGTATCGTTTACTGTTCATGTTTAATTTTTACAGAATTATCGGAGGAATTGGAGTCGGTCTTGCTTCTGCTGTGTCCCCGATGTACATAGGGGAAATCGCTCCTCCGCACGTGCGGGGAACATTGGTTTCGTTAAACCAATTTGCAATTATATTTGGAATGCTGGTCGTATATTTTGTAAACTGGGGAATTGGTCAAGGACAGACGACAGAATGGCTGAACGATCTGGGATGGCGCTATATGTTTGCTTCCGAAGGAATACCAGCAGTCTTGTTCTTACTGCTGTTGTTTACGGTACCAGAAACCCCCAGGTATCTTGCTTCTAAAGGAAAAAAGAACGATGCTTTTAAAATTCTTAACAAAATTTACGATCAAACGATGGCTAAAGCTACTTTATTTGAAATTAACCAGTCCTTTGACCAGCAGAAAGCTAAGCTGTTTGCTTTTGGAAAAACGATTGTGTTTGTGGGAATCGTGCTCTCCATTTTCCAGCAGTTTGTTGGAATAAACGTAGCTTTATACTATGCACCGCGTATATTTGAGAGCTTAGGCGCCGGCCGGGATGCTTCTATGGTACAAACCATCATCATGGGTCTTGTTAACGTGGTCTTTACAGTTGCTGCGATTGTAACCGTTGATAAATTAGGTCGGAAACCTTTATTAATTACAGGATCTATTGGGATGACGATTGGAATGTTCGGCGTGGCAGGAATGGCATTTTCGAATGCCATTGGAATTGCTACATTGATATTTATCATTGTTTATACTGCCTCATTTATGATGTCCTGGGGTCCTATTGTCTGGGTATTAATCTCAGAGATCTTTCCTAATAAAATCAGAGGTCAGGCAGTTGCCCTCGCCGTGGCTGCACAATGGGCAGCCAATTATTTCATCTCCTCTACTTATCCGATGATGATGGAATTCAGCGGAGGATTAACCTACTCTTTTTATGGATTGATGAGTATCTTGTCTGCCGTTTTTGTGTGGAAATTTGTTCCTGAAACGAAAGGAAAGTCTCTGGAGCAATTGGAAATGAGACTGAGGAGAACTCCTGAAGCAGTTCGAAAAACAGGGATGTAA
- a CDS encoding ABC transporter ATP-binding protein, with translation MIDVMKVSKSYGQLEALADVSFHIPKGTSFGLVGPNGAGKSTIMKILSGVLLDFDGEIVINNQSVTKERLNTKKLIGYIPQEVCLEETLTAKDNLILFGNLYGLSGKQLHHRIEIVLKQIGLHERAKDKVTTFSGGMKRRLNIGCALLHEPTVVVMDEPTVGIDPQSRNSIFSIVNQLKESGSTIIYSSHYMEEVEQLCDSVALIDKGTLIEFGRMAEVLERHSKPCIFVAGDDISKDDLAGMEAEEKGNGYLVYTDQPLFSLEKLIKEFNTREKQPHRLELYQPKLEDIFFNLTGTQLRDQ, from the coding sequence ATGATTGATGTAATGAAAGTAAGTAAAAGTTACGGACAGCTCGAAGCATTAGCAGATGTTAGTTTTCATATTCCAAAAGGAACTTCATTTGGGCTGGTAGGACCAAATGGTGCAGGAAAGTCGACAATCATGAAAATCCTTTCCGGCGTACTATTAGATTTTGATGGAGAGATAGTGATCAATAATCAATCAGTAACAAAGGAAAGATTGAATACAAAAAAACTGATTGGTTATATTCCACAGGAAGTTTGTCTTGAAGAGACACTGACCGCAAAAGACAATCTAATATTGTTTGGAAACCTGTATGGATTATCCGGAAAACAACTGCATCATCGAATAGAAATCGTACTGAAACAGATTGGCCTGCATGAACGTGCCAAAGATAAAGTAACCACATTCTCTGGAGGCATGAAACGACGACTGAATATTGGATGTGCTTTACTCCATGAGCCAACCGTTGTCGTTATGGACGAACCGACGGTAGGGATCGATCCTCAGTCAAGAAACTCAATCTTTTCTATAGTGAATCAATTAAAAGAGTCAGGCAGCACAATTATTTATTCCAGCCATTACATGGAAGAAGTCGAGCAGCTTTGTGATAGTGTCGCGTTAATTGACAAGGGAACGCTAATTGAATTTGGAAGGATGGCCGAAGTTCTTGAGCGTCATTCTAAACCTTGTATTTTTGTGGCAGGGGATGATATATCGAAGGATGATTTAGCTGGCATGGAGGCAGAAGAGAAAGGAAATGGATACTTAGTTTACACGGATCAGCCACTTTTTTCATTAGAAAAACTGATTAAAGAATTTAACACTAGAGAAAAGCAACCTCATCGATTGGAACTTTATCAACCGAAGCTGGAGGATATTTTCTTTAACTTAACCGGAACACAGCTCAGGGATCAATAA